The genomic interval AATTGGACGCTTTTGGCTTTGGCTGAGTATCGTAAGTTGGCTGAGAAGCAGAAAGAGCGAGCTAGGGCGTGGGCTCAGTCTACGTTGAAGTTGTCGGAGTTGCGTAGTAAGCTTGGGCAGGAGGCTGCCGTTTGAGGGGTATGATTGTCGTGGCTTTTGCTGTGCCGCACGAGGGGGAGCTTTTGGCGAAGCAGCTTTCATCAGCAAGGCCATTACCGGGCAAGTTGCTGGGGCTGCAGGGCTTTCTTTTTGATCGTGCTGTGGCGGTTGTGTATGTGGGGATGGGGAAGAAATCTGCGCAGGAGACGATGGAGCGTGTATTGGAGATTTTGCGGCCGCGGTGTGTGATTGTTTCTGGGTATGGAGGGGCGTTGACTCATCACTGGGGCGTGGGAGATGTGGCGGTGGCTAAAAATTTTTCGACTCCGGAGTGGCTGCGGCAGATTGGCAGGAGTGAGGCTTGGCGTGAGGCGGTGTTTTACTGCTCGGATACGATTTTAGCGACGCCTGAGGCGCGTGAGGCGGTTCATCGGGAGTATGGGGCGCAGATTGTGGAGATGGAGACGGAGCCGATTTATCGCCTATGCAAAAAGCATGGGGTGCCGATTTTAGCTGTGCGCGTGGTGAGTGATACGAGTGATGATGTGTTGCCGATTGGGGCGTTGGAGCGGGCGTTTGTTCCGAAGTGGACGGCGGGGAGGGTGGTGCGGTTTTTGTTTTATCTGATGACGCATTGGGGCGAGGTGGGGCCGTTTATGCGGTTTGTGGGGCATCTGCATGAGGCGCGGCGGGCGTTGACGCAGTTTTTGCAGGTGGTGCTTCAGAGGTATGTGCCGGTGGATTCGTAAAGGAAAGGGAACGGTATGGCGGTAGAGATGTATGACGTGGTGGATTTTCAAGATGAGGTGATCGGGCAGGCGACTCGGGAGCGGATCCATGCTGAGGGGCTGCGGCATCGCGCGGTGCATGTGCTCGTGCGAGACGAGAAGGGGCAGGTGTGGCTGCAACGGAGGAGCCGGTATAAACGGCAGCATCCGTTGTGCTGGGATTCGACGTGCTCGGGGCATGTGGATGCGGGGGAGAGTTATTTGATGGCGGCGGAGCGGGAGTTTGAGGAGGAGTTGGGAGTAAAGGCGCGTGGCTTACGGGCAATCTTTAAGTTGGATGCGTGTGAGGAGACGGGGTGGGAGTTTGTGTGGGTGTATGAGGTGAGATGGCTGGGGGGGGGAGATTTCAAGCCTAACGAGGAGGAGATTGAGGCTTTGGGTGTGTTTAGTTTTGATGAGGTGGAGGGGTTGATGAAAAGGGAGGCGGTTGCACCGGCTTTTCGTTATCTGTGGCCGTTTTATCGGTTGAGAGTTGAACAGCAGCAGATGCGTCCGTTGATGCAGCGGTGGGTTGTTTAGGGTTTAGGTTTGGGGGATGTGAGAGGGTGTGTTGGTAATCTTGGAGGGTGCCGAGGTCGGTCCAGTGGCCTTCGTTGATCAAGTGACCGTGGACGGGGATTTTGGCTTGGATCATGCGAAGGAAAACTTCTACGAGGGATTCGATGCGGCCGGGGATGAGGAAGGAGAAGAATGAGCGGCGTACGAGGGCTATGCCGGCGTAGAGGGTGGTGAGGCCGTGGGAAACTCCGAGGCGATGGCGGAGGTCGAGGATGCGCGAGGTGGTGGGATCGAAGCGGACGTTGCGGGGGTGCTCCTGGGTGCGGAGGGCGAGGGTGATGTGGCGTGTTGGATCGCATAGGTGGGCGTCGAGGAGGGGCTGGAGGGGGAGGGAGGTGAGGATGTCGCCGTTGTAGAGCCAGATGTTTTCGTCGGTGGGGGTGAGGTGGGGTTCGATGTTTTTGAGTCCACCGGCGGTGTCGAGGAGGATTGGCTCGTGGACGAAGGTGATGGGGTGGTTTTTCCATGAATGGTGGGGGAAGCCTTTGGAGTAGGCTTCGGGGGCGTGATGGGTGTTGATGATGAAGCGGGTGACGCCGTGCTGGATGAGGTGATCCATGGCGTAGGTGATCATGGGGCGGCCTGCTATGGGGAGCATGGGTTTGGGGCAGTGATCGGTGAGGGGGCGCAGGCGGGTGCCGAGGCCAGCGCCTAGGATGAATGCGGTGTGAGGGGGGGAGGGGGTCATGGTTGTGGTGAGAGTTTAGTGAGGGGTTGGGTTGTGTGGTGGGGGTGTCGTGAGGGCGGGGGAATTTTGGGAGTTAGAAGGATTTTTGTATGAGTGTTAGGTGACGATTTAGTGGGGTTGGATTTTTACAGGACTGGTTGGCCGAGGAGGCGCTGCCATAGGATGGGGAAGGCATGACGGGGTGGGATGGTGGGGCGGAGGGTGTGGAGTTTGAAAGTGCCATCTGGGCGTGGGATGAAACGCCAACGGAATATGGCGAAGGTATTTTCGGGAGTGAGCGTGGCGAGAGGATCGGTGCGGATTTCTCCGAAGCGGAGGTCGTGGAAGATGAGTGCGGGTGGGGAGGTGGGGGAGTCTGGGTCTGCGGAGAGGTAGCCGTGATGTTGGGCGAACCATTGTAGTTTTTGGATGGCGGGGTGGTGTTGCCATTGTTCTTGGAGTGCTAGGGGGAATGGGAGGAGGGTGTGGGTGATGCGTAGGGATGGGGGGTCAAGGAGTGATGCGTAGGCTATGTAGCAGCCCTCGGGGGCGCGTATGATTTGGCGCCAGAGTAAGGGGCCTGGAAAGGTTGGTGCTGTAAAGGGGGGTGAGAGGGTGATGAGGTTTTGGGTGAGGTGTGCGCGCTCGAATCGCGTCTGGATGTGGGATTTGATGAGGTGGAGGTTGAGGAGGTAGAGGGTGCCGATGAGGAGGGCTATCTTGGGAGCCAGGGAGGTTATTTTTCTAGGAGGT from Candidatus Methylacidiphilales bacterium carries:
- a CDS encoding NUDIX domain-containing protein codes for the protein MAVEMYDVVDFQDEVIGQATRERIHAEGLRHRAVHVLVRDEKGQVWLQRRSRYKRQHPLCWDSTCSGHVDAGESYLMAAEREFEEELGVKARGLRAIFKLDACEETGWEFVWVYEVRWLGGGDFKPNEEEIEALGVFSFDEVEGLMKREAVAPAFRYLWPFYRLRVEQQQMRPLMQRWVV
- a CDS encoding metal-dependent hydrolase yields the protein SHALLGKRIGRRALLYGAIVGNIPDLDILANPWLDPLQRLQSHRGLSHSLPVLAAASPPLASLLKKLDPTTRPIPSTLLTLTLFLILATHALLDACTVYGTLLLAPFSNHRFSWNLIFIIDPIFTLPLLAATILALWLPPPRKITSLAPKIALLIGTLYLLNLHLIKSHIQTRFERAHLTQNLITLSPPFTAPTFPGPLLWRQIIRAPEGCYIAYASLLDPPSLRITHTLLPFPLALQEQWQHHPAIQKLQWFAQHHGYLSADPDSPTSPPALIFHDLRFGEIRTDPLATLTPENTFAIFRWRFIPRPDGTFKLHTLRPTIPPRHAFPILWQRLLGQPVL